In Haloterrigena turkmenica DSM 5511, a single genomic region encodes these proteins:
- a CDS encoding thiamine-phosphate synthase family protein, with translation MALVLPSELVVDRFLPTVRAMLATRLADRGMTQQEIATKLGVTQAAVSKYVSGESGGDDRFRDHPETVATVDRIADGLAGGEMDGYDALSELLALIRDLEDRGPICELHEEEMPALRGLGCDLCVRGLDPDVRAERDVLANVRTAARTLASIPEMAAAVPNVGTNVGMALPDARDETDIAAVPGRIYEIGRRIEIPANPEFGASKHVATAVLAARSIDPEVRGAVNVATDEALLEAARALGYDPLEFDADYEDRGEHLRDRFAERGSVPRVVYHQGAFGIEPITYVFGETAVDAAELVATLLEEATT, from the coding sequence ATGGCTCTTGTCTTGCCGAGCGAACTCGTCGTCGACCGCTTTCTCCCCACCGTGCGGGCGATGCTGGCGACACGTCTGGCCGACCGCGGCATGACCCAACAGGAAATCGCAACGAAGCTCGGCGTCACGCAGGCCGCCGTCAGCAAGTACGTCAGCGGCGAGAGCGGCGGCGACGACCGCTTTCGCGACCACCCCGAGACCGTCGCGACCGTCGACCGCATCGCCGACGGCCTCGCCGGCGGCGAGATGGACGGCTACGACGCGCTGTCGGAACTCCTGGCGCTGATCCGCGATCTCGAGGACCGCGGGCCGATCTGCGAACTCCACGAGGAGGAGATGCCAGCGTTGCGAGGACTGGGATGTGACCTCTGCGTCCGCGGCCTCGACCCCGACGTCCGCGCCGAACGCGACGTGCTCGCGAACGTCAGGACGGCCGCGCGGACCCTCGCATCGATCCCCGAGATGGCCGCGGCCGTCCCGAACGTCGGCACCAACGTCGGGATGGCCCTCCCCGACGCGCGCGACGAGACCGACATCGCTGCGGTTCCCGGCCGGATCTACGAGATCGGCCGCCGAATCGAGATCCCCGCCAACCCCGAATTCGGCGCCTCGAAACACGTCGCGACGGCCGTCCTCGCCGCCCGCTCGATCGATCCCGAGGTCCGCGGTGCGGTCAACGTCGCGACCGACGAGGCGCTCCTCGAGGCCGCCCGCGCGCTCGGGTACGACCCCCTCGAGTTCGACGCCGACTACGAGGACCGTGGCGAACACCTCCGGGACCGGTTCGCCGAGCGCGGGAGCGTCCCGCGGGTGGTCTACCATCAGGGCGCGTTCGGTATCGAACCGATCACCTACGTCTTCGGGGAAACGGCCGTCGACGCGGCCGAACTGGTCGCGACGCTCCTCGAGGAAGCGACGACGTAG
- a CDS encoding FmdB family zinc ribbon protein, which yields MSMFERLGEKVERFKQEAVAAREDSAAYRCRDCETRFHSERETCPECGSGEVERVSGATESDVEMNADPDESAEPDTNAESETNTRTEAGSETGTKTE from the coding sequence ATGAGCATGTTCGAACGGCTCGGCGAGAAAGTCGAGCGCTTCAAACAGGAAGCCGTGGCCGCACGCGAGGACAGCGCCGCGTACCGCTGTCGCGACTGTGAGACCCGATTCCACAGCGAGCGGGAGACGTGTCCGGAGTGTGGAAGCGGTGAGGTCGAGCGAGTTTCCGGGGCGACCGAATCGGACGTGGAGATGAACGCGGATCCAGACGAAAGTGCGGAACCGGACACAAACGCGGAGTCAGAGACGAACACCCGAACGGAAGCAGGGTCGGAGACGGGAACGAAAACGGAGTGA
- a CDS encoding ribonuclease J, whose amino-acid sequence MEIEIATIGGYEEVGRQMTAVRAGDDVVIFDMGLNLSQVLIHDNVETERMHSLDLIDMGAIPDDRVMSDLEGDVKAIVPTHGHLDHIGAISKLAHRYNAPIVATPFTIELVKQQIEGEQKFGVENDLIKMDAGETMSIGDSGKVELEFVNVTHSIIDAINPVLHTPEGAVVYGLDKRMDHTPVIGDPIDMERFREIGREGNGVLCYIEDCTNANKKGRTPSENVAREHLRDVLYSIEDYDGGIVATTFSSHISRVTSLVEFAKDIGRQPVLLGRSMEKYSGTAERLDFVDFPDDLGMFGHRKSVDRTFKRIMNEGKENYLPIVTGHQGEPRAMLTRMARGETPYELDDGDKVVFSARVIPEPTNEGQRYQAEKLLGMQGARVYDDIHVSGHLNQEGHYEMLDALQPQHIIPAHQDMSGYSSYVNLCESEGYQLGRDLHVTRNGNLIQLVD is encoded by the coding sequence ATGGAAATCGAAATCGCAACAATCGGCGGCTATGAGGAAGTCGGACGGCAGATGACTGCCGTTCGCGCCGGAGACGACGTCGTCATCTTCGACATGGGTCTGAACCTCTCGCAGGTACTGATCCACGACAACGTCGAAACCGAGCGGATGCACAGCCTGGATCTGATCGACATGGGAGCGATCCCCGACGACCGAGTGATGTCGGATCTCGAGGGCGACGTGAAAGCGATCGTCCCGACCCACGGCCACCTAGACCACATCGGTGCCATCTCGAAGCTGGCCCACCGGTACAACGCGCCGATCGTCGCCACGCCGTTTACGATCGAACTGGTCAAACAGCAGATCGAGGGCGAGCAGAAGTTCGGCGTCGAGAACGACCTGATCAAGATGGACGCCGGCGAGACGATGTCCATCGGCGACTCCGGCAAGGTCGAACTCGAGTTCGTCAACGTCACGCACTCGATCATCGACGCGATCAACCCGGTCCTTCACACGCCCGAAGGCGCAGTCGTCTACGGGCTGGACAAGCGCATGGACCACACGCCGGTCATCGGCGACCCGATCGACATGGAGCGGTTCCGCGAGATCGGCCGCGAAGGCAACGGCGTGCTGTGTTACATCGAGGACTGTACCAACGCCAACAAGAAGGGCCGCACGCCCTCGGAAAACGTCGCCCGGGAGCACCTCCGGGACGTCCTCTACAGTATCGAGGACTACGACGGCGGCATCGTCGCGACGACGTTCTCGAGTCACATCTCGCGGGTGACGTCGCTGGTCGAGTTCGCGAAGGACATCGGCCGCCAGCCCGTCCTACTGGGCCGTTCGATGGAGAAGTACTCCGGAACGGCGGAACGACTGGACTTCGTCGACTTCCCCGACGACCTCGGGATGTTCGGCCACCGCAAGTCCGTCGACCGCACCTTCAAGCGGATCATGAACGAAGGCAAGGAGAACTACCTCCCCATCGTCACCGGCCACCAGGGCGAGCCCCGCGCGATGCTCACGCGAATGGCTCGCGGCGAAACGCCGTACGAACTGGACGACGGCGACAAGGTCGTCTTCTCGGCCCGAGTTATTCCGGAGCCGACCAACGAGGGTCAGCGTTACCAGGCCGAGAAACTGCTCGGCATGCAGGGCGCCCGCGTCTACGACGACATCCACGTCTCGGGCCACCTCAACCAGGAGGGCCACTACGAGATGCTCGACGCCCTCCAGCCCCAGCACATCATCCCCGCTCACCAGGATATGAGCGGCTACTCCAGCTACGTCAACCTCTGTGAGAGCGAGGGGTACCAGCTCGGACGTGATCTCCACGTCACGCGCAACGGCAACCTCATCCAACTCGTCGACTGA
- a CDS encoding glutamate--tRNA ligase, producing the protein MNDELRERIEREAEKHALLNAVKHESDADVGAIMGPLMGDNPDFREHGDEIPGIAGGVIGRVNDLSYEEKRERLEDLAPEELAEIEAEDEEDEHDLPDLPNAKEYDEIRMRVAPNPNGPWHVGHARMPAVIGTYKERYDGWFCVRFDDTDPETKRPDMEAYDAILEDLDYLGFEPDATYKASDRLETYYEHARELIELGGAYTCSCSGEEFSELKNSGEPCPHREKDVETVSEEFEAMVDGEYSSGEMVLRIKTDIEHKNPALRDWVGFRMIDTPHPREEASDYRCWPMLDFQSGVDDHLLEISHIIRGIDLQDSAKRQQFVYDYFDWDYPEVVHWGHVQIDAYDVKMSTSTIAELIEEGELDGWDDPRAPTLKSLRRRGIRGEAIVEAMAGLGTSTSDVDLAMSSIYANNRDLIDEETDRRFFVREGNQLPISGDPPAEANPPLHPNHEERGVREIPVSDSVMLEPEDVPEDGERIWLKGFGCFRYAEGALEYTADDIDVVREGEVDVVHWAPASESVAVRMRTPDGDVRGHAEPGVGDLESDEMVQFERVGFARIDRHDDEEEETVVYYAHP; encoded by the coding sequence ATGAACGACGAGTTGCGCGAGCGCATCGAGCGCGAGGCCGAGAAGCACGCGCTGTTGAACGCCGTCAAACACGAGAGCGACGCCGACGTCGGCGCGATCATGGGGCCGTTGATGGGCGACAACCCCGACTTCCGCGAGCACGGCGACGAGATCCCGGGGATCGCCGGCGGCGTCATCGGCCGAGTCAACGACCTCTCGTACGAGGAGAAACGCGAGCGACTCGAGGACCTCGCCCCGGAGGAACTCGCCGAAATCGAGGCCGAGGACGAGGAAGACGAACACGACCTCCCCGACCTCCCCAACGCGAAGGAGTACGACGAGATTCGGATGCGCGTCGCGCCCAACCCCAACGGGCCGTGGCACGTCGGCCACGCCCGGATGCCCGCCGTCATCGGCACGTACAAGGAGCGCTACGACGGCTGGTTCTGCGTTCGGTTCGACGACACCGATCCCGAGACGAAACGGCCCGATATGGAGGCCTACGACGCCATCCTCGAGGATCTCGACTATCTCGGCTTCGAGCCCGACGCGACCTACAAAGCGAGCGACCGCCTCGAGACCTACTACGAGCACGCCCGCGAACTGATCGAGCTCGGCGGAGCCTACACCTGCTCGTGTTCGGGCGAGGAGTTCTCGGAGCTGAAGAACAGCGGCGAGCCCTGTCCCCACCGCGAGAAGGACGTCGAGACGGTCAGCGAGGAGTTCGAGGCCATGGTCGACGGCGAGTACAGCAGCGGCGAGATGGTCCTGCGGATCAAGACCGATATCGAGCACAAGAACCCCGCGCTCCGCGACTGGGTCGGCTTCCGGATGATCGACACGCCCCATCCCCGCGAGGAGGCCAGCGACTACCGCTGCTGGCCGATGCTCGACTTCCAGTCGGGGGTCGACGACCACTTACTCGAGATCAGCCACATCATCCGCGGGATCGACCTGCAGGACTCCGCGAAGCGCCAGCAGTTCGTCTACGACTACTTCGACTGGGACTACCCCGAAGTCGTCCACTGGGGCCACGTCCAGATCGACGCCTACGACGTGAAGATGAGCACGTCGACCATCGCCGAATTGATCGAGGAGGGCGAACTCGACGGCTGGGACGACCCGCGCGCGCCGACGCTCAAGAGCCTCCGGCGACGGGGCATCCGCGGCGAAGCCATCGTCGAGGCGATGGCCGGCCTCGGCACCTCGACCAGCGACGTCGACCTCGCGATGAGTTCGATCTACGCGAACAACCGCGACCTGATCGACGAGGAGACCGATCGCCGCTTCTTCGTCCGCGAGGGCAACCAGCTCCCGATTTCCGGCGATCCGCCCGCGGAGGCGAACCCGCCGCTCCATCCCAACCACGAGGAGCGAGGCGTTCGCGAGATTCCCGTCAGCGACTCCGTGATGCTCGAGCCCGAGGACGTCCCCGAAGACGGCGAACGCATCTGGCTCAAGGGATTCGGCTGTTTCCGGTACGCCGAGGGCGCACTCGAGTACACGGCCGACGACATCGACGTGGTCCGGGAGGGCGAGGTCGACGTCGTCCACTGGGCCCCGGCGAGCGAGAGCGTCGCCGTCCGGATGCGCACGCCCGACGGCGACGTGCGCGGCCACGCGGAACCCGGCGTCGGCGACCTCGAGAGCGACGAGATGGTGCAGTTCGAACGGGTTGGTTTCGCGCGAATTGACCGACACGACGACGAGGAAGAGGAGACCGTCGTCTACTACGCGCATCCCTAA
- the idsA3 gene encoding geranylfarnesyl diphosphate synthase, whose translation MTSPEAREEAVLEAVRERRERVNEAIPEELPIQRPERLYEASRYLLDAGGKRLRPTVLLTVAESLLDVEPLSTDYREFPTLNGNRIDIMDAAVSVEVIQSFTLIHDDIMDDDDLRRGVPAVHKEYDLETAILAGDTLYSKAFEIMLETGAKPDRSVEALNVLATTCTKICEGQSLDVTFEERADVSPEEYLEMVEQKTAVLYAASACLPAILLGADEETIDALYGYGLDIGRAFQIQDDVLDLTVPSEQLGKQRGSDLVENKQTLITVHARDQGVDVDNLVDTNDVEAVTEAEIDDAVAELQAAGSIEYANTTAQDLVAQGKERLEVLPDNEARELLRDIADYLIERGY comes from the coding sequence ATGACCAGTCCCGAGGCACGAGAGGAGGCGGTGCTCGAGGCCGTCCGCGAGCGCCGCGAGCGGGTCAACGAGGCCATTCCGGAGGAGCTACCGATTCAGCGTCCCGAACGGCTCTACGAGGCGTCGCGCTACTTACTCGACGCCGGCGGCAAGCGACTGCGCCCGACCGTCCTGCTGACGGTGGCCGAGTCGCTGCTGGACGTCGAGCCGCTGAGTACCGACTACCGCGAGTTTCCGACGCTAAACGGGAACCGCATCGACATCATGGACGCGGCGGTCAGCGTCGAAGTCATCCAGTCGTTTACCCTCATCCACGACGACATCATGGACGACGACGATCTCCGCCGCGGCGTCCCCGCCGTCCACAAAGAGTACGATCTCGAGACCGCCATTTTGGCGGGCGACACGCTCTACTCGAAGGCGTTCGAGATCATGCTCGAGACCGGCGCGAAACCCGACCGGTCGGTCGAAGCGCTCAACGTGCTCGCGACGACCTGCACCAAGATCTGCGAGGGCCAGTCCCTGGACGTCACCTTCGAGGAACGCGCGGACGTCTCGCCCGAGGAGTACCTCGAGATGGTCGAGCAGAAGACCGCGGTGTTGTACGCTGCCTCGGCGTGTCTCCCGGCGATCTTGCTGGGTGCCGACGAGGAGACGATCGACGCCCTCTACGGCTACGGGCTCGACATCGGCCGGGCGTTCCAGATTCAGGACGACGTCCTCGACCTGACGGTCCCGAGCGAGCAGCTCGGCAAACAGCGGGGCAGCGACCTCGTCGAGAACAAACAGACGCTGATCACGGTCCACGCCCGCGATCAGGGCGTCGACGTCGACAATCTGGTCGACACGAACGACGTCGAGGCCGTCACCGAAGCCGAGATCGACGACGCCGTCGCCGAACTCCAGGCCGCCGGCTCGATCGAGTACGCGAACACTACGGCACAAGACCTCGTCGCCCAAGGCAAGGAGCGACTCGAGGTCCTGCCGGACAACGAGGCCCGCGAGTTGCTTCGGGACATCGCGGACTACCTGATCGAACGCGGCTACTGA
- a CDS encoding pyridoxal-phosphate-dependent aminotransferase family protein: MKFTPGPTAVPPAVREAMAAEQPNPDLEPEFAERYEALCADLATVYDTDHDVVVPGGEGILGLEAAIASLVEPGDRVLCISNGLYGDGFADFVESYDGEAELVSAAYDESLDLEAIERALEDAADAGEPFALATMVHCETPTGTLNDLGPVLDLLEDHDVLSVVDAVSSLGGTPVPTDRINVCLGASQKCFSAPPGLTTAAISDRAWERMEERDPSSLYTNFLPWRDVSDGFPYTHLSANVAALETAVEMILDEGLESVYRRHEEAAERCRERGAELGLEVYPDQERSSPTVTAFRLPGEVVEIQQRVAEEEDVVLATGLGDLENDILRFGHMGYNAEVEKVDRAMDALEAVLE; this comes from the coding sequence ATGAAGTTCACGCCAGGACCGACGGCGGTGCCGCCGGCGGTCAGGGAAGCGATGGCCGCGGAACAGCCGAACCCGGACCTCGAGCCCGAATTCGCGGAGCGCTACGAGGCGCTCTGTGCGGACCTCGCGACCGTCTACGACACCGACCACGATGTCGTCGTCCCCGGCGGCGAGGGAATTCTGGGCCTCGAGGCGGCGATCGCCTCGCTGGTCGAACCCGGCGACCGCGTCCTCTGCATTTCCAACGGGCTCTACGGCGACGGCTTCGCGGACTTCGTCGAATCCTACGACGGCGAGGCCGAACTCGTCTCCGCGGCGTACGACGAGAGTCTCGACCTCGAGGCCATCGAGCGCGCGCTCGAGGACGCCGCGGACGCCGGCGAGCCGTTCGCACTGGCGACGATGGTTCACTGCGAGACCCCCACGGGGACGCTGAACGATCTCGGCCCCGTGCTTGACCTGCTCGAGGACCACGACGTCTTGAGCGTCGTCGACGCCGTCTCCTCGCTGGGCGGCACGCCGGTACCGACCGACCGAATCAACGTCTGTCTCGGGGCGTCCCAGAAGTGCTTCAGCGCGCCGCCGGGGCTGACCACCGCCGCGATCAGCGACCGAGCGTGGGAGCGCATGGAAGAACGCGATCCCTCCTCGCTGTACACGAACTTCCTCCCGTGGCGCGACGTCTCCGACGGCTTCCCCTACACCCACCTGAGCGCGAACGTGGCCGCGCTCGAGACTGCGGTCGAGATGATCCTCGATGAGGGCCTCGAGAGCGTTTATCGGCGTCACGAGGAAGCCGCCGAGCGCTGTCGCGAGCGCGGCGCCGAACTGGGGCTCGAGGTCTATCCCGATCAGGAGCGGAGTTCGCCGACCGTGACGGCGTTCCGCTTGCCCGGCGAGGTAGTGGAAATCCAGCAACGGGTCGCCGAAGAGGAGGACGTCGTGCTGGCGACCGGACTGGGCGACCTTGAGAACGACATCCTCCGATTCGGTCACATGGGGTACAACGCCGAAGTCGAAAAGGTCGATCGAGCGATGGACGCGCTCGAGGCCGTTCTGGAATGA
- a CDS encoding DUF456 domain-containing protein encodes MVDAVTILAVALLVGGVVGTVAPLVPGGLLSLSGLALYWWSSGFSEPGTLTVAVLALLAVMTMVAELFGGSIAARAGGASWTTTTIATVVAIVLMIVTGPLGLLVGLFGTVFLVEFVQGGDAGGSVRSAAYATGGMLASTAIQVLLTVTILLGFLVAIFLF; translated from the coding sequence ATGGTCGATGCAGTCACGATCCTCGCGGTCGCCCTGCTCGTCGGCGGCGTCGTCGGAACGGTCGCGCCGCTGGTCCCCGGCGGGCTGCTCTCGCTGTCGGGGCTCGCTCTCTACTGGTGGAGTTCCGGCTTCAGTGAGCCCGGGACCCTCACGGTCGCCGTCCTCGCGCTCCTCGCCGTCATGACGATGGTCGCGGAGCTCTTCGGCGGCTCGATCGCCGCTCGAGCGGGCGGGGCCTCGTGGACGACTACCACGATCGCCACCGTCGTCGCCATCGTTCTGATGATCGTCACCGGACCGCTGGGGCTGCTCGTCGGGCTGTTCGGGACGGTCTTCCTCGTCGAGTTCGTTCAGGGCGGCGACGCCGGCGGCAGCGTTCGGTCGGCGGCGTACGCGACCGGCGGCATGCTCGCGTCGACGGCGATTCAGGTCCTACTGACGGTGACGATCCTGCTCGGATTTCTCGTCGCGATCTTCCTCTTCTGA
- a CDS encoding isopentenyl phosphate kinase: MIVLKLGGSVITDKDRPETLDGEALERAADAVAAALDGDIDDLVVVHGGGSFGHHNASEHGVTTTEGTRDAGAALDIHGAMTTLNRFVLGRLLERGVEAVPVHPFSAAHRDAESDLELPTGQVATLLAEGFVPVLHGDLVAHAGAGATVVSGDELVAALARDLEAERIGLCSTVPGVLDDEDRVIDRISDYDDVEAVLGESEATDVTGGMAAKVQALLALEAEASIFGLEELDAFLAGDESGTTIDSSET, from the coding sequence ATGATCGTCCTGAAACTTGGCGGCAGCGTCATCACCGACAAGGACCGTCCCGAGACGCTCGACGGGGAGGCCCTCGAGCGGGCCGCCGACGCGGTCGCCGCGGCGCTCGACGGCGACATCGACGACCTCGTGGTCGTCCACGGCGGCGGCAGCTTCGGCCACCACAACGCCAGTGAGCACGGCGTCACGACCACCGAGGGGACCCGCGACGCCGGCGCCGCCCTCGACATCCACGGAGCGATGACGACCCTGAACCGGTTCGTCCTGGGCCGACTGCTCGAGCGCGGCGTCGAGGCGGTGCCGGTCCACCCGTTCTCGGCGGCCCACCGAGACGCGGAGAGCGACCTCGAGTTACCGACCGGGCAGGTCGCGACGCTGCTCGCGGAGGGATTCGTCCCCGTACTCCACGGCGATCTAGTCGCCCACGCGGGTGCGGGCGCGACCGTCGTCAGCGGCGACGAACTCGTGGCGGCACTGGCCCGCGACCTCGAGGCCGAGCGGATCGGCCTTTGCTCGACGGTGCCGGGCGTACTGGACGACGAGGATCGGGTGATCGACCGGATTTCGGACTACGACGACGTCGAAGCCGTGCTGGGCGAGAGCGAGGCGACCGATGTCACCGGCGGCATGGCCGCGAAGGTGCAGGCGCTGCTGGCCCTCGAGGCCGAGGCCTCGATCTTCGGCCTCGAGGAGCTGGACGCGTTCCTCGCCGGCGATGAATCGGGGACGACGATCGACTCGTCGGAGACGTAG
- the mvk gene encoding mevalonate kinase — translation MAVSSAPGKVYLFGEHAVVYGEPAVPCAIELRARVDVEQRTDSKLRVHAEDLSLDGFTVEYAGEPEGRPDVDVSESLLNAAMGYVDSAIEQVRDVTGEDDVGFDVTIESDIPLGAGLGSSAAVAVAAIDAGTRELGTTLEIDELAERAYRTEHEVQGGQASRADTFCSATGGAVRVEGDDCRSLEAPELPIVIGFDGGAGDTGELVAGVRDLREEYEFAADTVEAIGDIVRRGEDALAAGDIEELGRLMNFNHGLLSALGVSSRTLDSMVWAARDAGALGAKLTGAGGGGCIVGLDDTNETETALSYTLGCEDAFRAELAETGVERLE, via the coding sequence ATGGCAGTCTCGAGCGCTCCCGGGAAGGTATACTTGTTCGGGGAGCACGCAGTGGTCTACGGCGAGCCCGCGGTTCCGTGTGCGATCGAGTTACGGGCGCGGGTCGACGTCGAGCAACGGACGGACAGCAAACTCCGGGTTCACGCCGAGGACCTGAGCCTGGACGGCTTCACGGTCGAGTACGCCGGCGAGCCCGAGGGGCGACCCGACGTCGACGTCTCGGAGTCGCTGCTCAACGCCGCGATGGGGTACGTCGACAGCGCGATCGAGCAGGTCCGAGACGTCACTGGCGAGGACGACGTCGGCTTCGATGTCACCATCGAGAGCGACATCCCGCTGGGCGCGGGGCTGGGCTCCTCGGCGGCGGTCGCCGTCGCCGCCATCGACGCCGGCACCCGCGAACTCGGCACGACCCTCGAGATCGACGAACTGGCCGAGCGCGCCTACCGAACGGAACACGAGGTTCAGGGCGGGCAGGCCTCCCGAGCCGACACGTTCTGTTCGGCGACCGGCGGCGCCGTCCGCGTCGAGGGCGACGACTGCCGCTCGCTCGAGGCACCGGAGCTCCCGATCGTGATCGGCTTCGACGGCGGCGCGGGCGACACGGGCGAACTCGTTGCCGGCGTCCGCGACCTCCGCGAGGAGTACGAGTTCGCGGCCGACACGGTCGAAGCCATCGGCGACATCGTCCGGCGCGGCGAGGACGCCCTCGCTGCGGGAGATATCGAGGAACTCGGCCGGCTGATGAACTTCAATCACGGACTCCTCTCGGCGCTCGGGGTCTCCTCCCGGACGCTCGACTCGATGGTCTGGGCGGCCCGCGACGCCGGCGCCCTGGGTGCGAAACTGACGGGCGCCGGCGGCGGCGGCTGTATCGTCGGCCTCGACGACACCAATGAGACCGAGACGGCGTTGTCGTACACGCTGGGCTGCGAGGACGCCTTCCGCGCCGAACTCGCCGAGACGGGGGTGGAGCGACTCGAATGA
- a CDS encoding SDR family NAD(P)-dependent oxidoreductase: protein MSETRGAIIVGGSSGIGEALARALADEGYEIGLAARRTERMQEIGAGLSTQSYVATMDVTDTEDAREGFFELAAAMPSVDVVVISAGMAALNPNLEWETERETIDVNVRGFTAIATAAMEYFETTPDHARAGDGHLVGISSVAAHFGVGGVQAYNASKAYVSTYLEGLRARQADRDADVTITTVEPGYVDTELSMGGFWECAPETAAAQITRAIHKQRNHVYVTRRWRLVAWFLKAMPEFVLRRLVS from the coding sequence ATGAGCGAGACGCGCGGAGCGATCATCGTCGGCGGCTCCTCGGGCATCGGCGAAGCGCTGGCTCGAGCGCTCGCCGACGAGGGGTACGAGATCGGGCTGGCGGCCCGCCGGACGGAACGCATGCAAGAGATCGGCGCCGGGTTGTCGACCCAATCGTACGTCGCGACGATGGACGTCACCGATACCGAAGACGCCCGAGAGGGCTTTTTCGAACTCGCCGCGGCGATGCCGTCGGTCGACGTAGTCGTCATCAGCGCCGGGATGGCGGCGCTGAACCCGAACCTCGAGTGGGAGACCGAACGGGAGACGATCGACGTCAACGTCCGCGGCTTTACCGCGATCGCGACCGCCGCGATGGAGTACTTCGAGACCACGCCCGACCACGCGCGAGCCGGCGACGGCCACCTCGTGGGCATCTCCTCGGTCGCCGCCCACTTCGGGGTCGGCGGCGTGCAGGCGTACAACGCCTCGAAGGCGTACGTCTCGACGTACCTCGAGGGGCTGCGGGCGCGACAGGCCGATCGGGACGCGGACGTGACGATCACGACCGTCGAGCCGGGCTATGTCGACACCGAGCTCTCGATGGGCGGCTTCTGGGAGTGTGCGCCCGAGACGGCCGCCGCGCAGATCACCCGCGCGATCCACAAGCAACGGAACCACGTCTACGTCACCCGCCGATGGCGACTCGTCGCGTGGTTCCTGAAGGCGATGCCCGAGTTCGTGCTCCGACGGCTGGTCTCGTAA